TTGTGGCAGGCGTAGTGGTTAACACAATCGGGTCCATCACATACTGTGTGGTGAAGTACCATGAAACTCAAAAGAAGGTGACCTACCAAGATATGGATGAGGCCACCAAGGATGAAGAATTTCCAGGGGAACCTTATGTGGAACCAGACAAGCCTGATGGAGATACGGAAACTCTTCCGAACAATCCTGACAGTGTTCCTAATGGCAGCCTGACTGCATCAGTTGATGGTGATGACCAGGGTCCCATTCGTGAGAATAAAGTTGCAGAATCCATACAACTAGAAAGACCAGCGGTCCAATCAGATGGGGAGCCTACGAGACAGTCTCTAAGCGACAGTTATGTAGGGGTCTGGAGATCCATTCGCACCTTGAAGTTACTTAAGAAAGACACTTTACTTGACAATATGGAGGTTCAAAGTCCTTGATGATTGCTTGCCCGCCTGAAATGCATGTTAAATATAAGTATTATTAAAAACTGATGGTGTGAACAATGTTTGCCTTTTTCTCTCCTGAACATAGTTTtatgaatcacattttttttaaagaggtatAGTCTGTTTATTCATTGAGTAATACAACATAGCATTTTGGAGATTATGCTCTAAACTAAAGTATACGACATTGAAGAATCCCCAATAACAAATGTGCCAATgttttgacttaaaaaaataatataaaggatCATCTGATTTTCATAACTTTCCTCACCAAATGTAGAAAATCAGTTTGAAATGACTTTGGAAAAAATCAAGAGACAgtacaaatataaatatcttaATTTAATTGGATTGCTTTTAATTTTGAATGATTATTTTGGTTTATATGTACGTGATGTCTGTGCCTGTAAATTCTGTGTTTTCTCTATGAATGCATTTCTTGAACAGGAGGCAGTGAATTTTCCCATTTGCATGTTGTATGCAATATTAATTGCAAAGGATTTTGTATCTAAATTATGATCTTTGTGTATCTTTAATAATGTGTATAATACATTCAACCCACCAAAATTTTGATAAAACtgcaatcatttaaaaaaaaaaaaaaaaaaaaacatttgactaacAAATAGATGTCCATGATACGGTTTGATTACAAAACAATGTACTGTAGATCTGAAAGCTACATTTGGAGCAAAATGACAGCAGGTTATACAATGTGAATTCAATATCTTTAGAGCTTGTATTGGCTGACTACCAAATTGAATGTTTTCTCATTCCATTACAATGCAtttcacttgtttatttatttatttatttcagcaaAAGCAGGCCACCATCACCACCAGTAGGGATTGCTAGACTACTGAAGATGGTAAAACTATAAAGCTATAGTTTTATACAAACATTTCTAcaaaatgaatgcaaaatatttacaattcTGCACATGCAGGGTAAGTTTCTACACtaaaaaaacatgacatttcactattgtcaGTTTTACTTAATGCTctcatgttcatattactcaaacaATTAATGTAACCATGAGAATTTTACATTAACTGAGTtgattcaacaacaaaaaagtgtaTTGTTAGCTTTTCATAATCTATTTGCATTGGGACAACATGCATATTTTTTCTTTGGTTAACagaaactgggcagaggattaCTAGTACCCAACATGGTTTTCATGGGACTCAACAGGGAGAAtaaatgttcaaaataaatgttattttatgtgtctttgtgtaAGCTGAATATAAAGGGAGacctgttagtgtttaatgttttgttatgttgagatttagaagaatttctgtaATGTTGTCGTTTTggggttaccatcatggtgaagagttGAGGTTGAGCCTAGGGTGAGGACCAAGGCTTTtatcatattctgtatattattTTATCTTATCctttgagcaattgctgtgctaaacATTGTGATCAAGTTGTACTCAGTAGTACATACCAgaatgtatttagcatgctaacatttaaTGACACTAGCTAGTGTATTATTAAAAGATAttaatttgagttattttgacataactaattttgttgggtttacttgatttATTTAagttccctctacttgaagtatttaaattgaaattacatgTTCGTTTTAATTTAAGAACACTCATTTAAatcatgtggaaccactgtctatGATTGAATCAAGctcagccaaagagttattttTGGACAGTAGGTAACTAATCAATAAGGACATTTGTGACTTTCCTTGCTTCTATTGAGGCACATATGATGCTCTATGGAACTCAAATCATGTTGAATAAtatgaatcatcaggttttgcacaaacttgctaaagggggacataccacataatgtacaaaaaaattcatgttcattttaCTATTCAACTTTTTCACTCAAATTTTTATGCggatataataatattatttgtaatacAAAAAAGAGAAATGCAAGATACAAACATTATCACAATAGACTCAAAGCTTTGAACTCTTCCAGTTCCAGTTACCATTGCGTTAACTATTTATTTAGAAGAATAGCATCAGCTAAATAAATACTCTAAACCAGACTTGAATGAACTAGACTTCATAACCAAAACAACCTACAGTATTAACTGTTGTTACATTAAAAAGTACAGAGAAATGCAAAAGGTTTAATAGGCAACCTTTATTTTAAACACCCCATGGATTAAAATCTTCTTTACCAAAGTAAAAGCAAATAAACTTCTCATGAGTACCAAGTGCTTTTGTTATAATGTTTTAAGCGATAACAGCCAGGGCACAGAATGGAGCATTATCTTCTTCACTTTGCTCAAGGCATTGTATGAAAAGACAATTTGCCAGACAATATAGCACAAACCCTCAAAACCAAAGTTAATGTCATGCTTCAGGCCACTGCAGTAAAGATGTTCTGCTTTGTGATGTTGTACATATCACATGGCTTTTTGATGAAGCATTGGTTTGCTTTTGGTTTTGACTTGTGTTCCCATTCGTAAAGCGATTTATGGCCAGTGGAAGGTTAATTTAATGTTCAGTGGCCGTACGAGACTATCAGATAGATATTTCCAGGACAGATTGTTCTTTAGATGAATGATAGCAGCTAATTTCCACTCTAAACATGCAACATtacaacaatataaaatacacagtacctgtattttatatttatagcTATAAATTCTgtctgaaaatctttttattattattattaactaatgCATTTGGGTCATTGCTGTTTTATGGAGCACTTTCTcctctgatatttatttatttatttttatttttttatcagcacATTCAAATCTTGGATGGAAGTGATTTGCAAAGCATTGCTTCATCGGATTGGAGTCCACCACTTTGCCTTCAAATTagtttttctctcttcctccctctctcAATCTCTCACTTTCTCCCCAGCAGAGTAACTTGAATACAGAAGCTTGGAAAAGGACACACTACACTGAAGTGCTTGGACATGGGCCACTAAATTTGCTAGACTCGCCTCTGGCATTACAGAACATTTAAGAAATATTGTTGGCACAAAtgcatgataataataataataataataaaaaaaataaaaataaaaaataaactatgatAGTATAACGCCATCTAGTGGACAAAAGTAACAGATGTTCTCCACTACCTATCGTGGTAATTGGTACAGTTTAGCAGTATAAACTGAGGGCACTAATAATTATATCTATTTTTAAAACTTTAGCGTAGGCTATAATTTATTGATCTTGTGAGATTAAACAGAttttaaagctaaatttagagaCCCTTTTAACATAGACTTTCAGTAACTATCATTAAATCCTAGATCAGCAGTTTATGAACATTCACCACTGGACCAGccaaaaaagcaaaatgcacccATGAAATATCTGAAGCTCTTTCTCCAAACTTTCATTTTATTCCCCtgacaatttaatattttattttatttacatttatttaattgtatttatctaTTGGTGCTATTGCCTTGAAAGTTACTCTGTATACACATTGCAATCccacattgtgtttgtttgtatatatttaaatctTTCATGTTAATAAAAAGACCATCACTGTATCGGTTGTTTCAGAAGACAAATAATATTCAGAAATGTGTAATTATTTATCCGTTTAATTAATTACCTACTGAgcgttatataatataatataatataatataatataatataatataatataatataatataatataatataatataatataatataatgtgcaGTGAGGAACTGAAGAAATAAACGAAAACGCGCACATTGTCCCTCTACGGACACAGTAGCTCTATATTCGCATGACGTCATTCAAACGGGTGGATTTGAAAGTCGGGCGCGTTTTTCAGCAGCTGTGACATTTATCTCGagtgtaatttaaattatttacatCATACTGCACATGTTATGTATCATTActgtactttttactctcatcGATTTGTGTATACCGTGATAAATTAAACTTGTGTTTTAAGAGTGTCTTTGTTTTTCGTATTGTGGCAATGTAAACAAATGATCTAATGTTTCTTAATTTTAGAAAAATGGAGGCCAGCAAACAGTCGCCTTGTGCCTTTAAAACACCTTGCAAGCCTGCAAAAGTGAAAAGTCCAGGTAGAGTTGTCTTTAAACTTCTGATTTTCtgattttaaagtgcatttaatgtaatttaaattcGGCTTTGTCTTTATTTAAATGAGTTTCTCTCCCATCTTGACTCAGATATTGTGATCTGTCTCTTTTGGACAGTATGGAAGTTTTTCCATAATAAATTATATGTATTTGTTGTTAGCCAGTGCATGTGGGACCCCAGTCACCATTCCTGCCTCTCCCTTCATGAAGAAGCTTGGCTGTGGGACTGGAGTTAATGTCTATCTCATGAACAGGTAGATCCATATTTGAGCCATATTGCATTACCTACTCCATATTAGTGAAATAGAAAAGTTTAAACATCTATGCATCATAAGCTATGCTTAACCTGTCTGTACATCAGGATGGGTAAGCAGACTCATTCGCCATGGGCCATCAAGAAGATCAACAGCAAGTGTGCAAAGAGTCAGATGAATGTCTATCAGAAGCGTCTGTGCGAGGAGGCAAAGATCTTAAAAGACCTGCACCACCCCAATATCGTTGGTAAATATTCCTTTGTATTATCAATGGCTGAATGTCAATGTGAAATGCAATTTGTTCCTCATTTTACTTCCAAAATCTGATCTGAGGGGAAACAGGatgtttaatgagaaaaaaatttttAGTGAGAGAATTGATTGAATCGTGACAAGTGTCGGTAGTTGGAGTGAAGGGGTTGAAAAGTAAGAGGAATTTGTGATGTCAtctgaaaaaggaaagtcatttgagagttaaagttattacatttaataaaagattacaaagacagacGTTTCCTTTACTTGGAATAGCGTGCACCATATGGAGGTATATTTAGATGTTGACTAAACTGTCAAAAgtttctgtgaattaatctatgTAAAATGATTATATCATTCAGACATGGCTGATCTTTACTATGATTTTCTATACTCAGGCTTCAGAGCTTTTACCACAGCAAAGGACGGCTCGAAGTGTTTAGCGATGGAGTATGGTGGCGAGCAGTCTCTAAATGATCTCATTGAGAAGAGAAGTGAGGAGGACCTACAGGCATTTCCAGTGGCCACTATTGAAAAAGTGGCTCTTCATGTCGCACGTGGCTTACAGGTGTGAACATCATTGGCAGACAATTTTCCATCAATGATCCTATCGATAGAGATAACTGCTTTTTATTTGATTAGCACTTGCAATCTTGAGCTTGTATTAATGTGTACCTTAATTATTTTCCTTCAGTACCTGCACAATGAGAAAAAGCTTTTGCATGGAGACATGAAATCATGCAATGTTGTAATCAAGGGCGACTTTGAAAGCATCAAAATTTGTGATGTTGGTGTGTCACTCCCACTGGATGAGAACATGCAGGGTATGTCAAATTTCGATATTATGTTTCCCCTTTCTTATGATAATTTGAGAGATAAGATGATCTTCTTTGGTATTTCTCAGTGAGTGACCCAAAGGCCCGCTACATTGGAACAGAGCCATGGAAGCCTAAGGAAGCTTTGGAGGATGGAATCATCACTGACAAATCTGATATCTTTGCATATGGGCTCACGCTTTGGGAGATGATGACTCTTTCTGTGCCTCACCTGGAGATGCTTGACACTGAGGGTGATGATGTTGATGGTAATGCAATATCACACAGACCAGCTTTACTGTTTAAGCATAAGCTCATTTCCAAGTCAAAACTGCAATATCAAAAATGTTTTACCATGTAAAGAATAATTTTAATAGTAGGGAACAATTGGGGCTAaaggtacattttattttattttctcccaatacactaaatagcaaaaaaaaaaaaaaaaaaagtaccacagcactttcctaaacacctgtttgtcacgaTGCACTGTAAaagtttcctgatccatgagttcattgtgtgtaatgtcaaagattgattttgaggcaattttaaACGTTGCAAAttcggggacctgggtagctcagggagtattgacgctgactaccacccctggaatcgcgagttcgaatccaggttgtgctgagtgactccagccaggtctaataagcaaccaaattggcccgtttgctagggagggtagagtcacatggggtaacctcgttgtggtcgtgattaggggttctcgctctcaatggggcgcgtggtaagttgtgcgtggatcgcgaagagtagcatgagcctccacgtgctgggagtctctgcagtgtcatgcacagcgagccacgtgataagatgcgtggattgactgtctcagaagcggaggcaactgagacttgtcctccgccacccggattgaaatgagtaaccgcgccaccacgaggacctactaagtagtgggaattgggtattccaaatt
The nucleotide sequence above comes from Myxocyprinus asiaticus isolate MX2 ecotype Aquarium Trade chromosome 25, UBuf_Myxa_2, whole genome shotgun sequence. Encoded proteins:
- the LOC127416067 gene encoding lymphokine-activated killer T-cell-originated protein kinase homolog, yielding MEASKQSPCAFKTPCKPAKVKSPASACGTPVTIPASPFMKKLGCGTGVNVYLMNRMGKQTHSPWAIKKINSKCAKSQMNVYQKRLCEEAKILKDLHHPNIVGFRAFTTAKDGSKCLAMEYGGEQSLNDLIEKRSEEDLQAFPVATIEKVALHVARGLQYLHNEKKLLHGDMKSCNVVIKGDFESIKICDVGVSLPLDENMQVSDPKARYIGTEPWKPKEALEDGIITDKSDIFAYGLTLWEMMTLSVPHLEMLDTEGDDVDDDSFDEEDFDEDAYYERLGTRPALDSTTLGGALLSLYRGRPS